CCGCCGCCAAACAGCGGGCGCAGCCGTGGGCGCCGCGATGCAGCGGCCGGGGGAGCCGGGCGCCGCGCGCTTCGGCCCGCCCGAGGGCTGCGCGGACCACCGGCCGCACCGCTATCGCAGCTTCATGATTGAGGAGATCCTCACGGAGCCACCGGGACCCAAGGGCGCCGCGCCCGCAGCCGCCGCTGCCGCGGCGGGCGAGCTGCTGAAGTTCGGCGTGCAGGCGCTGCTGGCGGCGCGGCCTTTCCACAGCCACCTGGGTACGTGTGGCGGCCGCGGGGTCGCGGGCGGGGCTTGGCGGGAGACAGCGAGCTGAACCGCGGGGGCGCCCCGAGCCTCCTCCGGCCTCGAAGCAGCCCCGGGAAGCTGCTCTGGGAGCGCAAGTTCTGGGACTGTCTCTCGGAGCCCTCCAggcgggaggcggagggtgcaaaCGCCAGGCCTCAGAGAAACCAGGCCTCGTGCCCGCGGGCCGCCCGGGGAGGGTGTTCGCTCTTTCCTTCACTGCTTCCCTTCGGCCTCCAGCCTGGGGACCCCGAGTGAGCATCCCGGTTGCAGGCGCACGACCAGGCTACGGACTCTTGTGGGTGGAAGCGACCTCAGGCCACTGGCGCCTGGGCTTCGCCGCAGTGGGCTGGCCGGGAGTGGCCGCGGCTGCCCAAGCCAGGGAAGTCGGACCTCTGGGGAGGAGGCCTGCGCTCCCGAGGGCTGGGTGCTGACGCGGGCCCAAGCCGGCCCGGAGCCCCCGGGAGCTCCAGCGGGCGAGGAACGCGGCCTTGGCCGCAGTGCGGACCTGCTTGGGCCTTGCCTCGGGGTCAGAGGCCTGGCTGTCAGCAGCTGCCTGGCTGTCCCTTCTGCTTTCAGGTCGGCTGCGCCTCTAGGGCTTGAACGGCCTGCTCAGAGCTTTTCAGCTTCTGCCCTTTCTCCCAGTTTGGCGGGGCCTGCCCTGCCCTGATGGTGCCCTCTCCATCGCACTCCACCCTGTCTTGTCTTTCCTGTCTCGCTTTCCACCCGTCTCCCGGTTGGCCTCCCTCGGCTTCTCTCACTGGGGTCGGTCTGCCTTCCATCTCCTACCTTTTCCCTGCGGGTCCTCTGCCCCACGTTTACCTGCGCCTTGCCCTACCCTTTCTCACTCCAGCCGGGCTAGGACTGGCACCTCAGTGACAGGCCTGTCGGGGAAGGGAGGCTTCTACGCTGTAGCCGGGACCCCAGCCTTTCAAGTCGCGTTCCCTGCACACCCCACCTCCCAGTCGGTGCTCCCCAGCCTGGAAACGGCAGGGCCAGCGCGCTTCTTCTAAGTCCATCTGGGACTCGGCCATTTGGCTACCTTTCCTCTCCGTCTGCTCTGTTGTTACTAATTCGTTTGAAGCGGGCACACAGTCGTTTTAGGACTGAAGAATATGGAAACATCTTCATGGGGAAGCGTCTGAAAATAGAAAACGTCAACAGTAATTTCCAGGTTCTCAGGGTACTTTGGAATTTCCAGGAAGCACCCAACTCCAGCCCAGATGACTCCTGGCCACCGCACGGCTGTTGTGCCACGCACGGAAGAGCAAATGTGCACGTTCCGTGTATATTCTTTTTCTAAGCAGCGGTGCTGATTTGGTTGCAGCAAACGCCCATCTTCTTAGGACCGGCTGccgttttatttttggtttcttctttccGCGAAAGACAAGACACACTCCGAGTTTCTCGCAGCTGCAAACATGTTCACCAAGAACCCCGAGAACTCAGAGTCGCTGAGGCTTGGGGAACTCCAGGACAGAGCACGGACGGGGTCGAGGAGATACTCCCTCCCAGATCTGGGGAACAGCAGTGTTAAGGAGGGTCTCCATCTGCGCCACCGGCGCCGAGGGGCAGGGCGTGGAGATTTTGCGCTGGGTGGCACCGGCCAAGTGCGAGCACCCCCGCCGGCACATGGTGCCGCAGTCCCTGGGGTAGAGGAGCGCGGTCCTAGCTCACCCAGCTCCCCGTTCTCTTCGCAGCCGTGCTGAAGGCCGAGCAGGCGGCGGTGTTCAAGTTCCCACTGGCGCCGCTGGGCTGTTCAGGGCTGAGCTCTGCGCTGCTGGCGGCGGGGCCTGGGCTGCCGGGCGCCGCGGGTGCGCCACACCTGCCACTCGAGTTGCAGCTCCGCGGGAAGCTGGAGGCTGCAGGCCCTGGGGAGCCGGGCACCAAGGCCAAGAAGGGGCGTCGGAGCCGCACTGTGTTCACCGAGCTGCAGCTGATGGGCCTGGAGAAACGCTTTGAGAAGCAGAAGTACCTTTCCACGCCGGACAGGTAGGACGCGGCAAGGCTGGGGCCAGCGGGCTGTGGGAGTGTGATCACTTGCCTTGCTGAGGGTGCGCCCTGCTCTTTCCAGAATAGATCTTGCTGAATCCCTGGGCCTGAGCCAGTTGCAGGTGAAGACGTGGTACCAGAATCGGAGGATGAAGTGGAAGAAAATAGTGAGTGTGCCTGGTGGCTTCCCGCCCCTCGGCTTCCTGGGCCATGCCCCGGTGCCATGCAGAGCtgctctcctccttctccccgcAGAGAGTAGACTCTGCCCAACCTCCCCATTCCCTCGGTGCCTGGTACGCACCGGGACTCTCAGTTCTTTCTGCCCCTTGGGTGCCTGGCTAAGCCGACATTTCTTCCTCTCTCGTGGCACCTTCAGGCCTCCTGGCAGTCTTACGCTCTCCAGGCCAGGCCGCTCCCCAGCGGCATTTGGACAAATAGCCGCCATTTCCCGGGACATTTCCCCACCATTTCCTCATATGGTTTCCTGTACTCCCTAGTCCCACCTGGGTGCACGTCTCCGGGGTCCCCAGTCCACGTCCTGGCTCGGAGCACACAGGTGCTGGCGTCCCCCGTGCAGGTGCTGCAGGGCGGCGGCCTGGAGTCTCCCACCAAGCCCAAGGGGCGGCCCAAGAAGAACTCAATTCCAACGAGTGAGCAGCTCACTGAGCAGGAGCGTGCCAAGGATGCGGAGAAACCGGCGGAGGTGCCGGGCGAGCCCAGCGACAGGAGCCGCGAGGACTGAGGGCGGCATACGGTGCGGGGCCCGGGATGCCCGCGCCGCCCGCAGCCCCCTCAACCGGCGGAAACCTGCGAGCCGGCCCTTCCGCTTCCAAGACGTTTACTTCCTAAACCTTTTTATTATGATCTTGAATGCGGACAATTGGGGCCAAACGAGGAAGGACACAGACCCTAAAGCCAGACCCAGGTCCCAGCGCGCTTCTGGGCTCTAACCTGGGAGACTCGCATCCAGCGCGGCGGAAGCTACTGGTCTCTGCCCTGAGCTCCGTGGCGCAGAGCGCTCCACGCGCATTCACGCCCCGCTCCTCGCCTGCACCCCCACCCCGTCTGGGGCCTGCCCTCCCGGCCGGGGAGCCTCCAGGCACACACCCGCTTCTGAACGTCGGGGACCGGCGGTTGGGCTCAGGAAACCACGGCCTGAGACCCCCAGGGCAACCGGTCGGCTCGGCCCGGAGGCGGTTCCCGATGTCGCTGGGGCCCCTATCCCCTCTTGCGAAGacggtgactttttttttccaataaaatattttatgacacaATCGGGCTCGGTGGAGCTGCCTCTGAATCCGCAGTGGGTGCGGGTGGGCGCGGCAAGATAAGCGGAACGCCGGCAGTTGCTTCTTAAACTTCCTTTCCTCCGGCTCTGTCGAAGGCAGCTGTGCCCGTCGCCACCAAGCCCGGGCTAGGCACGGCGGGCGGCTCGGTGGCTGCAGGATCCTAGGAATCGCTTCCACTCTGGGCGTGAGGGGCCAGTCTGAACTCCACCTCCTTTTCCTTGCCAGCCGGAGAGTCGCTGGCAGGAGCGGTCTGGCCGCACCGCGGGTGCCCAAAGGAGGGGAGCCAGAGGTCCGCAGCAGAGCTCGCTCCGGAAATGGTCCGGACAGACAGCCGCCTCGGTTGTTGTTTCGGTTTCCTGGGACTTGAAGTACCAGTTTGTGCGGTTCTTGAGATGGTCCTCACCAACCCATTATGAGGCGGATGGGAAGTCGAGGACGCGAGGTTTGGACAGAGCCCCCGCCAGCGCGGTAGCCCGCCCGCGGGTCCTTGCAGCAGCAGTGGCTCCCCAGAGTTCTCACGTTTTCCGCAGGATACTCTGAGTTCCAGCTCCGGGCAGTGAGGGCACCTGGCTGACGCAAGAGAGAGGACTCAGCTGACACCGGCCTAAGGAAGGTGGTCCCTTGCAGGGACACAGCTTGGCCGTGTGTGCCATCAGGTGCCCCCCTTCTCC
The nucleotide sequence above comes from Piliocolobus tephrosceles isolate RC106 unplaced genomic scaffold, ASM277652v3 unscaffolded_28588, whole genome shotgun sequence. Encoded proteins:
- the BARX1 gene encoding homeobox protein BarH-like 1 codes for the protein MQRPGEPGAARFGPPEGCADHRPHRYRSFMIEEILTEPPGPKGAAPAAAAAAAGELLKFGVQALLAARPFHSHLAVLKAEQAAVFKFPLAPLGCSGLSSALLAAGPGLPGAAGAPHLPLELQLRGKLEAAGPGEPGTKAKKGRRSRTVFTELQLMGLEKRFEKQKYLSTPDRIDLAESLGLSQLQVKTWYQNRRMKWKKIVLQGGGLESPTKPKGRPKKNSIPTSEQLTEQERAKDAEKPAEVPGEPSDRSRED